The Macaca mulatta isolate MMU2019108-1 chromosome 9, T2T-MMU8v2.0, whole genome shotgun sequence genomic sequence CTACAGAGGACTCAAGTGTGCCCAGCACCGCGCTCGGCCTTCCCACACACTCAGGCCACTTAGTCCTCTACCAGCCCTGTGGGCTTGGCGTCATCCCTCCCCTCCCGTCATTCACAGAGATGAAAAGGCTCAGAAGGGCAAGCTCTGAATCTGGGGCCCCACGTGGTGTAATCTGGACCCCACATAGTGGGGTGTAATCCGGACCCGTCACTCATGTGGTGTGGTGTAATCTGGACCTCACATAGTGGGGTGTAATCTGGACCCCCACATGGTGGGGTGTAATCTGGACCCCACGTGGTGTGGTGTAAGCTGGACCCCACATAGTGGGCTGTTATCCGGACCCGTCACTCTGGTGAGGCCTGGGCAGTGCTCCCACTGCCCCCTCTCCAAGTATGGTCTCGCTGACTGCTGTGCCCCCTCACCTGGCACAGCACCCGGTGGCAGCTCATCCCGGTCAGCTTTGCTGTACGGCAAACAATGCTCCCCCTGCCTTCCGTGACACGGAGCCCGAGGAGCAGCTGTGAAGGCTCTGCCGCATGAGTCctatctgggaccacaggggaGGGAGCAGCTCCTGCAGTGGGGAAAAGGATGAGAAGGCTGCAGAAGCCCCCTCTGCTTCCTAAAGCACCTGCTCAAACATGACACACTCACGCCCCCTTCCCCCAGGCACGGCACACCACCCGTGAGGCTTGGACTCTGTTCCTCTGGTGGGCAAGATGACACGGACAGGCACTCGGCATCGGGCAGGAACTTACAGGCTGCTCACAGGAAGGGGCAGCAGGACAACCAAGGGCAATAACGCGTCGTCCTCAGCATGACTTTAATTTAATAAAGGACAAACGGATGAAGGAACTATATTCCTTGCTGGAAAGGGTGAACATCTTCTCTAGGTCCATCCACACCAGTTGATAAGTAGGGAAAGAAACGATcgaacagcaacaaaaatatccGTGACCAAATGACATTTGTGTTGTGTGAACTAACGATCTGCTTGTAATATGCAACCACTGGCTTTATGAATCAGTAAAAACTCTGCAAAGGAAAGTTAGTATAAACCCAGCTTCCACCGAGCATTGACGATACTTGACAATCATGATCTGTCATTAACTATGGCCTGTTGCGTTTATCAGCAGCTGAGGTGAGGGCCATTTCTTCCTGAGCTCAGACAACACCTCCCAGACTTCAAGCACTGAGCCCAGGCCACATGATTAGCTCTCACCACTGGAAGGGGAGCGCCACTCCAGAGCTGAGGATGGTGTGtcttcactgtctttttttttttttttttttgagacagactctcgctctgttgcccaggctggagtgcagtggtgctatctcggctcactgccagctctgcctcccgggttcatgctattctcccgcctcagcctcccgagtagctgggactacaggtgtctgtcaccacaccaggctaattttttgcatttttagtagagacggggtttcactgtgttagccaggatggtctcaatctcctgacctcatgatccacccgcctcagcctcccaaagttctgggattacaggcgtgagccaccgcgtcccgCCTTCACTGCCTTTTCTTCCAGCAGGTTGTGTAAGTTCCCACAGCGGATTCcaaggcaaagagagaaaagcagcTTTGGTACCTGAACAACAGCCTGGAGCAGAGGACTCTCATCCCTTTTGAACCCACAATGGACT encodes the following:
- the LOC106995911 gene encoding uncharacterized protein LOC106995911 isoform X1, with product MLRLQQAYGYGPYSGAYPPGTQVVYSANGQAYAVPYQYPYAGAAPSPVVPDRTHAAEPSQLLLGLRVTEGRGSIVCRTAKLTGMSCHRVLCQVQ
- the LOC106995911 gene encoding uncharacterized protein LOC106995911 isoform X2, with the protein product MLRLQAYGYGPYSGAYPPGTQVVYSANGQAYAVPYQYPYAGAAPSPVVPDRTHAAEPSQLLLGLRVTEGRGSIVCRTAKLTGMSCHRVLCQVQ